A portion of the Acanthopagrus latus isolate v.2019 chromosome 21, fAcaLat1.1, whole genome shotgun sequence genome contains these proteins:
- the fem1a gene encoding protein fem-1 homolog A yields the protein MDISTAVFNAARDGKLKLIQKLLSNKTPEELEALAEEKTQGGTPLLIASRYGHLEVVDYLLEHCKANVELGGAVNFDGETIEGAPPLWAASAAGHLPVVKTLLKHGASVNNATLTNSTPLRAACFDGHLEIVRYLVEHSADMEVANRHGHTCLMISCYKGHKEIAKFLLDRGADVNRKSVKGNTALHDCAESGSLDIMKMLLKCNARMERDGYGMTPLLAASVTGHTNIVEYLAHQPRTSREERIDALELLGATFVDKKRDLLGAMRYWRRAMELRQPGDKIGSLAKPPPGPPIPAYGCAQEVNTAEELEALITDPDEMRMQALLVRERILGPSHPDTSYYIRYRGAVYADSGNFERCISLWKYALDMQQSNLDPLSPMTASSFLSFAELFSFVLQDRAKGTLSTRITFHDLMTVLGKSVREVERAVAQRDNPPEAPQFTKALSIILHLIFLLEKLECSPEQEHQKKHTVYRLLKLNPRGRSGFTPLHMAVDKETTSVGRYPVGRFPSQAVAALLLECGADVDSRDCENNTPLHIAANNGCPEIMALLMKAGAHFDAKNAQRKTAYELLDEQSSGHPALYPLNYVTLQCLAARAIEKHRLPYRGLISEEMEAFIELH from the coding sequence ATGGACATTAGCACGGCGGTTTTCAACGCGGCCAGAGATGGTAAGCTGAAACTTATCCAGAAGTTGCTGAGCAACAAAACTccggaggagctggaggctcTGGCCGAGGAGAAGACCCAGGGAGGCACGCCTCTGCTGATAGCCTCCAGGTACGGACATTTAGAGGTGGTGGATTACCTCCTCGAACACTGTAAAGCGAATGTCGAACTCGGGGGGGCGGTTAACTTTGACGGCGAGACCATCGAGGGGGCTCCGCCGCTGTGGGCGGCGTCGGCGGCCGGTCACCTCCCCGTGGTGAAGACGCTGCTCAAACACGGTGCCTCGGTCAACAACGCAACGCTAACTAACTCAACGCCGCTCCGAGCTGCCTGCTTTGACGGCCACCTGGAGATCGTCCGCTACCTGGTGGAGCACAGCGCCGACATGGAGGTCGCCAACCGCCACGGCCACACCTGCCTCATGATCTCCTGTTACAAGGGCCACAAGGAGATCGCCAAGTTCCTCCTGGACCGCGGTGCTGATGTCAACCGCAAGAGCGTGAAAGGAAACACCGCCCTCCACGACTGTGCTGAGTCAGGCAGCCTGGACATCATGAAGATGCTGCTCAAGTGCAACGCTCGCATGGAGAGGGACGGATACGGGATGACTCCGCTGCTCGCTGCAAGTGTAACAGGTCACACCAACATCGTGGAGTACCTGGCCCACCAGCCTCGCACCTCCAGGGAGGAGCGCATTGATGCGCTTGAGCTCCTCGGGGCGACTTTTGTGGACAAAAAGCGGGATCTCCTGGGGGCGATGAGGTACTGGAGAAGGGCCATGGAGCTGAGGCAACCAGGGGACAAAATCGGATCTCTGGCCAAGCCTCCACCTGGTCCCCCTATCCCTGCCTACGGCTGTGCACAGGAGGTGAACactgcagaggagctggaggctcTGATCACAGACCCAGATGAAATGAGGATGCAGGCCTTGTTAGTTCGAGAGCGCATCCTGGGGCCGTCCCACCCAGACACCTCTTATTACATCCGCTACAGGGGAGCTGTGTATGCTGACTCGGGCAACTTTGAGCGCTGCATCAGCCTGTGGAAATATGCTTTAGACATGCAGCAGAGCAACCTGGACCCTCTCAGTCCCATGACGGCCTCCAGTTTCTTATCTTTTGCAGAGctcttctcttttgttctcCAAGACCGGGCCAAAGGCACCTTGTCAACGCGCATCACCTTCCACGACCTGATGACTGTGCTGGGGAAAAGcgtgagggaggtggagagagcgGTGGCGCAGAGGGACAACCCACCAGAAGCTCCGCAGTTCACCAAAGCCCTCTCCATCATCCTGCACCTCATCTTCctgctggagaagctggagTGCAGCCCCGAGCAGGAGCATCAGAAGAAGCACACAGTGTACCGCCTGCTGAAGCTCAACCCTCGAGGCCGCAGTGGCTTCACCCCTCTCCACATGGCCGTAGACAAGGAAACCACGTCAGTGGGCCGCTACCCTGTGGGCCGCTTCCCCTCCCAGGCGGTGGCAGCTCTGCTCCTAGAGTGCGGCGCTGACGTCGACTCGCGGGACTGCGAGAACAACACTCCGCTGCACATCGCTGCCAACAACGGCTGTCCGGAGATTATGGCGCTACTTATGAAGGCCGGGGCTCACTTTGACGCTAAAAATGCACAGAGGAAGACGGCCTACGAGCTGCTGGATGAGCAGAGCAGCGGACACCCAGCCCTCTACCCGCTCAACTATGTCACCCTTCAGTGCCTGGCGGCGCGTGCAATAGAAAAGCACAGACTGCCCTACAGGGGACTGATctctgaggagatggaggctTTCATTGAGCTGCACTGA